From the Nonlabens marinus S1-08 genome, one window contains:
- a CDS encoding metallophosphoesterase family protein: protein MTSDMLRSPVNDHPVESLIKLIEKDQLSTDLTLCPGDFTNRSDQQGFISSWDFVNEIHNCLKGKDLIATLGNHDVDSHEKISNYNLEVAKGIKKDFPLKNDGDRDTLWSKGCVFVESENFRILVINSAHFHYNKEHAVGGKVDSNLLDYVEEYLNEINDDKIFIALSHHHPTNHSRLGLGEHDIIVNGTELLELLGKHSCDLFIHGHKHDAFLRYHNLTESNGRIPILSSGSFSATSNTIYTGRRNHFHMIDIEKKNKVCYGRITTWTFMPKNGWKLMHDDGGFDTYTGFGCNKNIQEIASDIISVVGKSVTYKWEDITTKLPEVNYLIPIEAEKLTNLLKSQGFLIAPPLSQSPTIISNVKAVI, encoded by the coding sequence TTGACCTCAGATATGCTGAGATCCCCAGTAAATGATCATCCAGTAGAGAGCTTAATTAAGCTTATTGAAAAAGATCAACTTTCAACTGATCTTACATTATGCCCTGGAGATTTCACCAATAGATCTGACCAACAAGGATTTATCTCAAGCTGGGACTTCGTCAACGAAATTCACAATTGCTTAAAAGGGAAAGATTTAATTGCAACTTTAGGCAACCATGACGTTGATTCGCATGAGAAGATTTCTAATTATAATTTAGAAGTAGCCAAGGGTATTAAAAAAGATTTTCCGTTGAAAAATGATGGTGACAGAGACACATTATGGTCAAAAGGTTGCGTGTTTGTTGAGAGCGAAAACTTTAGAATATTGGTGATTAATAGCGCACACTTCCATTATAATAAGGAACATGCTGTTGGTGGAAAAGTAGATTCTAATCTACTAGATTATGTTGAGGAATATTTGAATGAAATAAATGATGATAAAATTTTTATAGCGCTATCTCATCATCACCCAACCAATCATTCACGTCTTGGATTGGGTGAACATGACATAATTGTAAACGGCACTGAGCTTCTTGAATTGTTAGGTAAACACTCTTGCGATTTGTTTATTCATGGACACAAACATGATGCCTTTCTAAGATATCATAATTTGACTGAATCAAATGGAAGAATCCCAATACTTTCATCAGGTAGCTTTTCAGCTACCAGTAACACTATTTATACTGGGCGTAGAAATCATTTTCATATGATAGATATTGAAAAGAAAAACAAGGTTTGTTATGGAAGAATAACCACATGGACTTTTATGCCAAAAAATGGTTGGAAATTAATGCACGACGACGGTGGATTTGATACATATACTGGTTTCGGATGTAACAAAAACATTCAGGAAATAGCTAGTGATATAATTTCGGTAGTTGGAAAATCTGTAACCTACAAATGGGAAGATATAACTACCAAGCTTCCTGAAGTTAATTATTTAATACCCATTGAGGCGGAGAAATTAACTAACCTTTTGAAAAGTCAAGGGTTTTTAATTGCGCCACCATTATCTCAATCCCCTACTATAATAAGCAATGTAAAAGCAGTTATATGA
- a CDS encoding PSP1 domain-containing protein — MSCNSCGTGGGTPGGCKNHGTCGTSGCNKLTVFDWLANMELPEGQEEFPYVEVRFKNSRKEFFHNGEKLSLKIGDVVATEAETGHDIGIVTLTGELVRVQMKRKRVKQDDAAVLRIYRIASQTDVDKWKEAREREDAMKVKAREIAIRLKLKMKISDIEFQGDGSKATFYYTADQRVDFRELIREYAATFRTRIEMRQIGLRQEAARLGGIGSCGRELCCSTWLTDFRSVTTSAARYQNLSLNPQKLAGQCGKLKCCLNYELDSYLDALNSFPKQNQKLYTEKGVALCQKVDIFKGLMWYCYDGEWMNWHTLTTDQVHEIVAKNKAKEKVAGIEEYARELIIEEKVSFENVVGQDSLTRFDNQPGGSKTKRKKRRNNRKKKPAGNAPAPKSNTASPNASKGTAKPRKNKRRKPSENKPNNNKPSGDKPSGNKPNTDKK, encoded by the coding sequence ATGAGCTGTAATAGTTGTGGGACTGGTGGTGGAACACCAGGCGGTTGTAAAAATCACGGTACCTGTGGTACCTCAGGATGTAATAAATTAACAGTATTTGATTGGTTGGCAAACATGGAGCTGCCAGAAGGCCAAGAGGAATTCCCATATGTGGAAGTCCGGTTTAAGAATAGCCGTAAGGAGTTTTTTCACAACGGCGAAAAACTATCCCTCAAAATAGGCGACGTTGTTGCAACAGAAGCAGAAACAGGCCACGATATAGGAATCGTAACACTTACAGGAGAATTAGTACGAGTGCAAATGAAGAGAAAGCGCGTCAAACAAGATGATGCTGCTGTCTTGAGGATCTACCGCATTGCCTCTCAAACTGATGTGGATAAATGGAAAGAGGCCCGGGAACGGGAAGATGCCATGAAGGTCAAAGCGAGGGAGATTGCGATACGCTTGAAGCTCAAAATGAAAATCTCTGATATTGAGTTCCAAGGGGATGGATCAAAAGCGACATTTTATTACACGGCTGACCAGAGAGTTGATTTTCGCGAACTGATTCGGGAATATGCAGCCACCTTCCGCACTCGTATTGAAATGCGTCAGATAGGATTGCGCCAAGAAGCCGCCCGTTTAGGTGGGATAGGTTCTTGCGGTCGTGAATTGTGTTGTAGTACCTGGTTGACAGATTTCAGGTCTGTAACGACTAGCGCTGCTAGGTATCAGAATTTATCATTGAACCCGCAGAAGCTAGCAGGACAATGCGGTAAATTAAAATGCTGTTTGAATTATGAGCTGGATTCTTACCTGGATGCGCTCAATAGTTTCCCAAAGCAGAACCAAAAACTCTACACAGAAAAAGGAGTTGCCCTTTGTCAAAAAGTAGATATTTTCAAAGGCCTCATGTGGTATTGCTACGATGGTGAATGGATGAATTGGCATACCCTTACAACAGATCAAGTACACGAGATCGTTGCAAAAAATAAAGCCAAAGAAAAGGTAGCAGGTATTGAAGAATACGCCCGTGAACTGATCATTGAAGAAAAAGTAAGCTTTGAAAACGTAGTGGGTCAAGATAGTTTGACCCGTTTTGATAATCAGCCGGGTGGCTCAAAAACCAAACGTAAAAAGAGACGCAATAACCGCAAAAAGAAACCAGCTGGTAACGCTCCAGCGCCTAAGAGCAACACAGCTTCACCTAATGCTTCTAAGGGCACTGCTAAGCCACGCAAGAACAAACGCCGCAAGCCTAGTGAGAATAAGCCTAACAACAATAAGCCTAGCGGTGACAAACCATCAGGAAACAAACCTAATACGGATAAGAAATAG
- a CDS encoding 3'-5' exonuclease: protein MIQRLALENILFLDIETVPQTEHFNDLETEDQELFALKTQYQRKDDSTPEAFYERAGIWAEFGKIICISVGFFTRPDSDRSFRMHSYTGTEFKILTDFSKMLQDHFSRNDHLLCGHNAKEFDFPYIARRMIIHGMELPAKLNLFGKKPWEIPHLDTMELWKFGDYKHYTSLKLLTRVLGIESPKDDIDGSQVRNVFYEDKDITRIANYCERDVVAVAQVFLRLRGEKLLTDDQIVSK from the coding sequence ATGATCCAACGATTAGCTCTCGAGAACATCCTTTTTCTGGATATTGAAACGGTTCCTCAAACGGAGCATTTCAATGATTTGGAAACAGAAGATCAGGAGCTATTTGCGTTGAAAACTCAGTATCAGCGTAAAGATGATAGTACTCCAGAAGCGTTTTATGAACGCGCAGGAATTTGGGCAGAATTCGGTAAAATTATTTGCATATCTGTTGGGTTTTTTACCCGACCAGATTCCGACCGTAGCTTTAGAATGCACAGCTATACAGGAACGGAGTTTAAAATACTGACCGACTTTTCTAAAATGCTACAAGATCATTTTTCACGCAACGATCATTTGTTGTGCGGTCATAATGCCAAAGAATTTGACTTTCCATACATCGCAAGACGTATGATCATCCATGGTATGGAATTGCCAGCAAAGCTGAACTTGTTCGGGAAGAAGCCGTGGGAAATTCCGCATTTAGACACGATGGAGCTTTGGAAATTTGGGGATTATAAGCATTACACAAGTCTGAAACTTTTGACCCGAGTGTTAGGCATAGAATCTCCTAAAGATGATATCGACGGCTCGCAGGTGCGCAACGTATTTTATGAAGATAAAGACATTACTCGCATCGCTAACTATTGTGAGCGAGATGTTGTGGCTGTAGCGCAAGTATTCTTACGATTGCGAGGTGAAAAATTATTGACAGATGACCAGATCGTCAGCAAGTAA
- a CDS encoding ABC transporter ATP-binding protein has product MTRSSASNPLVDLKGLNLSFGKSSAANQVLFDVDLQLFENEILAVVGESGSGKSVTSKVLMGLLPQDGTLIHAEKALVLDKDLQKLESGEWSRFRGSEISMIFQEPMSSLNPTSSCGNQVAEILEIHTKLTSEERKEEVLKLFEKVRLPQPEVTYHKYPHNISGGQMQRVMIAMAIACKPKILIADEPTTALDVTVQKEIILLLQSLQQEYGMSILFISHDLSLVQSIADRIAVMYQGRIVETAASQDIFSNPQNDYTKALIAARPETDRRLKRLPTIKDFVSGELNDDVETHSERIARQECLYKKQPILKVENVVKDYPLKKKLFRSREYYRAVDDVSFDLFSGESLGLVGESGCGKSTLGNMILGLTPVTQGKILFNGVDLSRIDAASWRQLRKRIQIIFQDPFASLNPRIKIGEAILEPMQWHGIGKNRKQRIQMVEQLLERVGLTASHYHRYPHEFSGGQRQRIGIARAVALQPDLIVCDESVSALDISVQAQVLNLLNEFKEDLGFSYLFISHDLAVVKYFCDRVIVMNKGQIEEINEADALYQHPQKAYTKQLIEAIPK; this is encoded by the coding sequence ATGACCAGATCGTCAGCAAGTAATCCATTAGTAGATTTAAAAGGGTTGAACCTGAGTTTTGGGAAAAGTTCGGCTGCTAACCAAGTCTTATTCGACGTCGATCTACAACTTTTTGAAAATGAAATCCTAGCCGTTGTTGGGGAGTCGGGTAGTGGTAAATCGGTTACCAGTAAGGTGTTGATGGGATTACTACCACAAGACGGCACACTGATTCATGCAGAAAAGGCTTTGGTACTGGATAAAGACTTGCAAAAGTTAGAGAGTGGAGAATGGTCTCGCTTTCGCGGAAGCGAAATAAGCATGATTTTTCAGGAACCCATGAGTTCTTTAAACCCTACCAGTTCCTGTGGAAATCAGGTTGCTGAAATTCTTGAGATTCACACAAAACTAACTTCAGAAGAGCGCAAGGAAGAGGTTTTAAAGCTTTTTGAGAAAGTAAGACTGCCACAGCCTGAAGTTACTTATCACAAATACCCTCACAATATTAGCGGTGGTCAAATGCAACGCGTCATGATCGCAATGGCCATTGCTTGTAAGCCTAAAATATTGATAGCCGATGAGCCTACCACAGCTCTTGATGTCACGGTACAAAAAGAAATTATCCTGTTACTGCAATCTTTACAGCAGGAATATGGAATGAGCATATTATTTATATCCCATGACCTTTCACTAGTACAGTCCATTGCAGATCGCATCGCTGTAATGTATCAAGGACGCATTGTTGAAACGGCTGCGTCTCAAGATATATTCTCAAACCCACAAAACGATTATACAAAAGCCTTAATTGCTGCCCGGCCTGAAACAGACCGAAGGTTAAAACGTTTGCCCACTATAAAAGATTTCGTATCAGGTGAATTGAACGATGATGTAGAAACGCATTCAGAGCGTATCGCAAGACAAGAATGTCTTTATAAGAAACAACCTATTTTAAAAGTGGAAAATGTAGTAAAAGATTATCCGCTTAAGAAAAAACTATTCCGTTCCCGAGAATATTACCGTGCCGTTGATGATGTCAGTTTTGACCTGTTTTCAGGAGAAAGTCTGGGATTAGTAGGGGAGAGCGGCTGCGGGAAAAGCACATTAGGCAACATGATTTTAGGTTTGACTCCAGTGACTCAAGGAAAGATTTTGTTTAATGGTGTTGATCTTTCTAGGATCGACGCTGCAAGCTGGCGTCAATTGCGTAAAAGGATCCAGATTATTTTTCAAGACCCGTTTGCTTCCCTCAACCCACGGATTAAAATAGGGGAGGCCATTCTAGAACCTATGCAATGGCACGGGATAGGAAAAAATCGCAAACAACGGATTCAAATGGTGGAACAGCTACTAGAAAGAGTGGGGCTTACGGCTTCACATTACCATCGGTATCCTCATGAATTTAGCGGCGGACAGCGACAACGTATAGGAATTGCTAGAGCCGTGGCGTTACAGCCTGATTTGATCGTATGTGATGAATCTGTAAGTGCACTTGATATTTCAGTACAGGCACAAGTATTGAATTTATTGAATGAGTTTAAGGAGGACCTTGGGTTTTCCTATTTATTCATTTCGCATGATCTGGCAGTGGTCAAGTATTTTTGTGACCGAGTCATTGTAATGAATAAAGGACAGATAGAAGAAATAAATGAGGCGGATGCTTTGTATCAGCATCCTCAAAAAGCCTATACGAAACAATTGATCGAGGCTATTCCTAAGTAA
- a CDS encoding DNA adenine methylase yields the protein MRISTNSSSKCKPFLRWTGSKKWFVKEQLEKFLPKSYNNYHECFLGSGAVFFSLTPKKVSFLSDSNTELIETYLQIRDNLDQVINSLKKLKNTEIDYYNIRAKKYRTPHTRAAKFIYLNRCSFNGIYRVNNRGTYNVPYGKRSNVDILTLPNLKQVSLALKKTIIKSCDFNESIDSINEGDLVFLDPPYTIAHENNGFIEYNQKLFSWDDQLALKEFCMRINELGAYFILTNAYHKSILDLYEGLGEKAKVSRLSQVGGRNKTRRTYNELVVYNTRN from the coding sequence CTGAGAATTTCTACTAATAGTTCAAGCAAATGCAAACCGTTCTTAAGGTGGACTGGTTCGAAAAAGTGGTTTGTCAAAGAGCAGCTTGAAAAATTTTTGCCAAAATCTTACAATAACTACCATGAGTGTTTTTTGGGTAGCGGAGCTGTTTTTTTCTCTTTAACACCTAAGAAGGTTTCGTTTCTTTCGGACAGTAATACTGAGTTGATAGAAACTTACTTACAGATCAGAGATAACCTCGATCAAGTAATCAATTCCTTGAAAAAACTTAAAAACACGGAGATTGACTACTATAACATCAGGGCTAAAAAATACCGGACTCCACATACTAGGGCTGCAAAATTTATTTATCTAAATCGTTGCTCTTTCAATGGTATTTATCGTGTTAATAATAGAGGCACATATAATGTGCCATATGGTAAAAGGTCAAACGTAGATATTTTAACACTCCCTAACCTGAAACAAGTTAGTCTCGCTTTAAAAAAAACAATTATCAAATCTTGCGATTTCAATGAATCAATAGACTCAATAAATGAAGGTGATTTGGTTTTTTTAGATCCACCCTATACTATTGCGCACGAAAACAATGGCTTTATTGAATACAATCAAAAACTTTTCTCTTGGGACGACCAACTTGCTTTAAAAGAGTTTTGCATGAGAATAAATGAATTAGGAGCTTACTTTATTCTGACCAATGCTTATCACAAGTCTATTCTTGATCTTTATGAGGGCCTAGGTGAAAAAGCTAAGGTTTCCAGACTTAGTCAAGTTGGAGGAAGAAATAAAACTAGAAGAACATACAACGAATTAGTCGTATACAATACTAGAAATTAG
- a CDS encoding gliding motility lipoprotein GldH, whose protein sequence is MKWITGIIALVLMATLTSCDESLVDSGTQTFPDMAWPGDDEAVFEITPPDTLNTYDINIRLRNNANYAYKNLWLITQMKFPQGKIVTDTLEYDMANAQGEFLGSGQDVVENKLGYRKEFRFRESGTYQLSLQQAMRKSGSATPLEQLEGVLDVGYTIEKEITDGSK, encoded by the coding sequence ATGAAATGGATCACCGGTATCATCGCCCTAGTACTCATGGCGACTTTGACCTCCTGCGACGAGTCTTTAGTAGATTCTGGAACTCAAACATTTCCTGATATGGCCTGGCCTGGCGACGATGAGGCTGTATTTGAGATCACTCCACCAGACACGTTGAACACCTACGATATCAATATACGATTGCGCAATAATGCAAATTATGCGTACAAAAACCTTTGGTTGATCACTCAAATGAAATTTCCGCAAGGAAAGATCGTTACTGATACATTAGAATACGATATGGCAAACGCTCAAGGAGAGTTTTTGGGCTCTGGCCAGGATGTCGTTGAAAATAAGCTGGGATATAGAAAGGAATTTCGCTTTCGCGAAAGCGGAACCTACCAACTTTCCCTACAACAAGCAATGAGAAAAAGCGGTAGCGCTACACCTTTAGAACAACTGGAAGGAGTACTGGACGTGGGCTATACCATAGAAAAAGAAATAACAGATGGCAGTAAGTAA
- the def gene encoding peptide deformylase, whose product MKNIGLNFCFILIALCSSISTAQENDAAVGFTDLQASFIMEAKASKPMRVFKITSKTDSLLLRENSEAVKVDPKDPVLKRLVDRMYATVRDSMSLGAGIAAPQVGVLKRIAWVQRFDKPNYPFEVILNPEIIQYSKKKQECREGCLSIPDRRDTLNSRSYAILVEYDTTEGKRKIEMVEDFTAVIFQHEIDHLNGILYLDHLKQEQEDAARKEP is encoded by the coding sequence ATGAAGAATATTGGTTTAAACTTCTGTTTTATCCTAATTGCTCTATGCAGTAGTATAAGCACAGCACAAGAAAATGATGCTGCCGTAGGTTTCACTGATCTACAAGCCAGCTTTATCATGGAAGCCAAAGCTTCTAAACCTATGAGGGTTTTCAAGATCACTAGTAAAACAGATTCTCTATTGTTAAGAGAAAACAGTGAAGCTGTAAAAGTAGACCCTAAAGATCCTGTTTTAAAAAGACTGGTTGATCGCATGTATGCTACTGTAAGAGATAGTATGTCTCTGGGCGCAGGCATTGCAGCTCCACAAGTAGGTGTTTTGAAACGTATTGCCTGGGTGCAGCGATTTGACAAACCTAACTACCCTTTTGAAGTTATCTTGAATCCAGAAATCATTCAGTATTCAAAGAAAAAACAAGAGTGTCGGGAAGGTTGTCTCTCGATTCCAGACAGGCGTGATACATTAAATTCTAGATCCTATGCGATTTTAGTAGAATATGATACTACGGAAGGAAAGCGAAAGATAGAAATGGTAGAAGATTTTACCGCAGTAATCTTCCAGCATGAGATCGATCACCTTAATGGTATTTTGTATTTAGATCACTTAAAGCAGGAACAAGAAGATGCCGCACGAAAGGAGCCTTAA
- a CDS encoding penicillin-binding protein 1A: MAVSKAEAKRKEDLRGNVILFWKLVALGVGLVALVLILTSWGVFGALPDHTKLENPDTDLATEIVTADGETLGKFYKDNRTPVAYEDLPQNMVDALVSTEDERFFEHSGIDGYGTLRAVAYLGSRGGASTITQQLAKNYFTDQPSSNILERIGQKLKEWIISIRLERQYTKEEIIAQYLNQIDFLYNADGVRSASRIYFGKEPKNLNVEESAVIVAMLKNPRQYNPRREISKEKSLQRRNQVFVQMVRNDKMTETVKDSLRAQPIELDYNPEGHNDGMATYFREYLRSWLDNWIEENPNPEDGEKYNIYRDGLKVNVTIDSRMQNIAERAVTSHMKNLQAEFDKQNRNLKTAPFRDVTEEEVNEKILGTAMRRSERWRLMKAQGKSDAEIKKSFLEKTDMTIFSWNGNVDTVMTPIDSIRYYKKFLQAGMMSMEPQTGHVKAWVGGINHEHFKYDHVKKGKRQPGSTFKPFLYATAIDLLRYSPCRVYSDGEYTIPAGRYGNMKDWSPKNSSGGYGNMRTLKDGLANSVNTISARLMDEVGPQAVLDRVKTLGIDTSNMSAQPALALGTEDVSLYEMVAAYGVFANGGIYNEPVLVTSIEDKNGTVLYQYVPESKDVLNPEVAYVTVKLMEGVTQIGSGARLKDTWRVNQSYANILTDYPYGISKEQDIAGKTGTTQNQSDGWFMGMVPNLVTGVWVGGEDRSVHFPTITYGQGASMALPIWGSFMKGVYKDESIGISKEPFPRPTDLSIQVDCAVYDMENGTNGEDSGDDSDELDM; encoded by the coding sequence ATGGCAGTAAGTAAAGCTGAAGCAAAACGCAAGGAAGACTTGCGCGGCAACGTAATATTGTTTTGGAAGTTAGTAGCCCTAGGTGTAGGACTAGTGGCACTTGTGCTCATATTAACCAGTTGGGGGGTATTTGGTGCCTTACCAGATCACACAAAACTAGAAAATCCAGACACAGATCTCGCAACTGAGATTGTAACGGCAGATGGGGAAACTTTAGGTAAATTCTACAAAGACAACCGCACACCAGTGGCTTATGAAGACTTGCCACAAAATATGGTGGATGCCCTCGTATCAACGGAAGACGAACGTTTTTTTGAACATAGTGGTATCGATGGGTATGGAACCTTACGTGCCGTCGCCTATTTAGGTTCCCGTGGTGGAGCCAGTACAATCACCCAGCAGCTGGCTAAGAACTATTTTACAGATCAACCTAGTAGTAACATTCTTGAGCGTATAGGTCAAAAATTGAAGGAATGGATTATTTCTATACGCCTGGAAAGACAATACACCAAGGAAGAAATTATAGCTCAATACCTTAACCAAATTGACTTTTTGTACAACGCAGACGGTGTGCGATCTGCTTCTCGTATATATTTTGGTAAAGAGCCTAAAAACTTGAATGTGGAGGAAAGTGCAGTCATTGTGGCTATGCTTAAAAACCCAAGGCAATACAATCCACGTCGAGAAATTAGTAAGGAAAAATCGTTGCAACGCCGTAACCAGGTTTTTGTACAAATGGTACGTAACGATAAGATGACGGAAACTGTTAAAGACAGCTTGAGAGCACAACCTATTGAACTTGATTACAATCCAGAAGGTCATAACGATGGGATGGCTACCTATTTCAGAGAATACCTGAGAAGCTGGTTGGACAATTGGATTGAAGAAAACCCTAATCCGGAAGACGGCGAGAAATACAACATTTATCGGGATGGACTGAAGGTGAATGTTACCATTGACAGTCGTATGCAAAATATTGCAGAGCGAGCAGTTACTAGCCACATGAAAAATTTGCAGGCAGAATTTGACAAGCAAAACCGTAACTTGAAAACCGCGCCTTTCCGTGATGTGACAGAAGAAGAGGTGAATGAAAAAATACTAGGAACCGCAATGCGACGTTCAGAGCGATGGAGGTTAATGAAAGCTCAAGGCAAAAGCGATGCGGAGATCAAAAAAAGTTTTTTAGAGAAAACTGACATGACCATTTTCTCATGGAACGGGAATGTAGACACGGTAATGACTCCAATAGATTCAATACGCTACTACAAAAAATTCCTTCAAGCCGGTATGATGTCCATGGAGCCACAAACAGGACATGTGAAGGCATGGGTAGGAGGAATCAACCATGAACATTTTAAGTACGATCACGTTAAAAAAGGAAAGCGTCAACCTGGGTCGACTTTTAAGCCGTTCTTGTATGCTACTGCTATTGACTTATTACGCTACTCACCTTGTAGAGTGTACAGCGATGGCGAATACACCATTCCAGCGGGACGTTATGGAAACATGAAAGATTGGTCTCCTAAAAACTCCAGTGGAGGTTATGGGAATATGAGGACATTGAAGGATGGACTTGCGAACTCTGTAAATACCATATCAGCACGATTGATGGATGAGGTAGGTCCACAAGCGGTTCTAGACAGAGTGAAGACATTAGGAATTGACACGAGTAATATGAGTGCACAACCAGCACTTGCCCTAGGAACGGAAGATGTGAGTCTTTATGAGATGGTCGCTGCTTATGGCGTATTTGCTAATGGAGGAATTTACAATGAACCTGTTTTGGTGACCAGTATTGAAGATAAAAACGGAACCGTCTTGTATCAATACGTGCCAGAGTCAAAAGATGTCTTGAACCCTGAAGTCGCTTACGTTACTGTAAAACTAATGGAAGGAGTAACACAAATAGGTAGTGGTGCAAGATTGAAGGATACCTGGCGAGTCAATCAATCCTATGCAAATATCTTAACGGATTATCCTTATGGTATAAGCAAGGAACAGGATATTGCAGGCAAAACAGGTACCACTCAAAACCAAAGCGACGGGTGGTTCATGGGAATGGTTCCTAACCTAGTAACAGGTGTGTGGGTAGGTGGTGAGGATCGATCCGTACACTTTCCAACTATAACCTATGGACAGGGAGCCTCTATGGCATTGCCTATCTGGGGATCTTTTATGAAAGGCGTTTACAAAGATGAAAGTATCGGAATTTCTAAAGAGCCTTTCCCTAGACCTACAGACCTTTCCATTCAAGTAGATTGTGCCGTTTATGACATGGAGAATGGAACAAATGGGGAAGACAGCGGTGACGATAGTGATGAATTAGATATGTAA
- a CDS encoding GAF domain-containing sensor histidine kinase — protein sequence MSVAESFNVSDYQRVKHLAELDLDYQELQAEFEDLTRLATSIAGTETSFVNLIGAHYQWTVSGDDKVKSVLREETVCTYAIQESEFLKIPRLDQDPRFSDKDFVKGENGLKFYLGIPLRMNNEAAVGALCVISKNETELSSIQIDQLRIIAGEIVKRLELKLLLKRSEKKVEKAVKIKERLAHDIRGPIGGIVQLLEIAQEVIDSKDEVLEILTMARSSGKDLLILAEDILNETIEDHKQKEKNFTLGSFKEKLLSLYKPQAQSKGVQFSVNFTGEQADMFSKKGLLPISGNLISNAIKFTPPEGSVSVCLKIEKKNDKKELIIIVSDTGLGMSKEQLDQLTIGEFALNEVVSKKGTEGEKGFGLGLRLVMDLVNEMNGTLEASSTLGTGTTITARLPL from the coding sequence ATGAGTGTTGCTGAATCTTTCAATGTTTCTGATTATCAAAGGGTAAAACACCTAGCAGAATTGGATCTTGATTATCAAGAACTTCAAGCAGAGTTTGAAGACTTGACGCGCCTTGCTACCTCCATTGCTGGAACTGAAACTTCATTTGTAAACCTTATAGGCGCTCATTATCAATGGACGGTAAGTGGTGACGACAAAGTCAAATCTGTCCTCAGAGAAGAGACTGTTTGTACTTATGCCATACAAGAATCCGAATTTTTAAAAATTCCCAGACTGGATCAAGATCCTCGGTTTTCTGATAAGGATTTTGTGAAGGGAGAAAATGGTCTGAAGTTTTACCTAGGGATTCCATTAAGAATGAACAATGAGGCTGCTGTAGGGGCACTTTGCGTCATAAGCAAGAATGAAACGGAGTTAAGCAGTATTCAAATAGATCAACTGCGCATCATTGCGGGAGAAATTGTAAAAAGGCTAGAATTGAAACTCCTGTTAAAAAGGTCTGAGAAAAAAGTAGAAAAAGCTGTGAAGATAAAGGAAAGACTAGCTCACGACATACGTGGACCTATAGGTGGTATTGTACAGCTGCTGGAAATTGCCCAGGAAGTCATCGACAGTAAAGACGAAGTACTGGAAATTTTGACTATGGCGAGGAGCAGCGGTAAAGATTTACTGATTCTTGCAGAGGATATATTAAACGAGACTATAGAGGATCACAAACAGAAAGAAAAAAACTTTACCCTAGGGTCATTTAAAGAAAAGTTACTATCTCTATATAAACCCCAAGCGCAAAGCAAGGGAGTTCAATTTTCAGTAAACTTTACGGGAGAGCAGGCTGATATGTTTTCTAAAAAAGGCTTGTTACCTATTTCTGGAAACCTGATTTCCAATGCTATTAAGTTTACTCCACCAGAAGGTAGCGTGTCAGTATGCTTAAAGATTGAAAAAAAGAATGATAAAAAAGAACTTATCATAATAGTATCTGATACGGGATTAGGTATGTCTAAAGAGCAGCTAGATCAACTTACAATAGGTGAGTTTGCTTTGAATGAGGTTGTATCAAAAAAAGGAACTGAGGGAGAGAAAGGGTTTGGCTTAGGTTTAAGGCTGGTAATGGATCTCGTAAATGAGATGAATGGCACACTTGAAGCATCATCTACTCTAGGTACAGGGACAACTATAACCGCTCGCTTACCCTTGTAA